Genomic DNA from Oryza sativa Japonica Group chromosome 5, ASM3414082v1:
TGTCAAGTGCAGGAACAAGAGATACTAAGGAGCAGCGTCAGTACATTCTTCCAAAGCAACATTTTCAGGCACCATTATCATTTTGGCCTCGGTGGGCTTATCAAATGTACGATTCATATGCACTTGCTCGTAGGGCTGCAGGTAAAGTGCTCCCATATTCATCAAACTGAGCCTTACAATGCATTCTTGTCATTCATGGATTCTTAGCCCAACGATTGTAAATTCTTATGTTTTATAGATACCACTCCACTAGTGTTTCCCATCAAAAAAGAACTTCTTATTGGATGATTGATCGTTTTGAGTGTTATTGAGCATCTCGCTCTGTATGTTTATTTTAACCAAAATACACTATTGTCATTTGCTGCAGACCTCTGGAGACAGATAATCACACACCCAAGCATGGATGATTACGTGAGAAAACCAGATCTTCTGTCATTTTCCATTGGAAGCAAACTTCCTGTATCAGAATCTGTGAGACAAAAGCTACTGGAGATTGATGGAATCTCGTATCGTCTTCGAAGGGAGATTCAGCTTCTCAAGGCCTTTAATCTCATAAAATGTAGATGCTGCAAGGTAACTATCTACCATGTTTGGAATTGCTAATTTATCGAGCTTCTGATTGGAAGTAATGGACTTATTGTTGGCCATTTCGTTACTACTTTAAAAGAAGGTGAATTGTTTATGGTGGTGTTGTATGTTAATCATATGAGTCTGTCACCCGACAGCTCACCATTGCAATTTTTTGGACAACCCCTTAATTTTTCTTGAATTGCACAGTAGTTAAATATCTAACTGAATACACATACACAGACACACAGTATATGAGTTGGTCTATAATCAAGGAGTTTAAGCACTGTCAAGTTCTCCCTGTAGCGAAGTTATAATTCTGTTAATTGGTATCAACCACAAGTATTTAGCTAGTTTTCCATATAAAATGGATAACTATTCTAGGTCATCTGTATCGTAGCAATTTCATTTACCATGTCATGGCCTGCTAAATTATCTGTATGTACATCCCATTTTCATTTTTCAGCAGGGTATGACATGGTACAGTTTGTCGTTGTAGaatgctgcagctgcagcattGGAAGAATTAGCACTAACATAAAATCAAACTACTTGATAGTTCATATTGATTTGCTGATTAGGCTCATTTGGCTGCTAGGAAAACAATGCTCCATGTAACCTGGTTTTCGTTGATCATAAACATTATTTGGAAATGGCGTGTAGTTACATCAAAGAATTTCAATACAAAGTTTATCACTCTGTGTTGACATGATTTGAACTATGGCAGTCTCTCATAGCAAAGCGTAGCGACATGGTAGTGATGTCTACTGATGGTCCTCTTGGTGCGTATGTCAATCCTCACGGTTTTGtccatgaaacaatcacagtTAGCAGGGCAACTGGGCTTGCTCTTGATGGCAATCCTTCAACGGTTCACAGCTGGTTTCCAGGGTAAATCTACAGTTTCTCCTTGTTCTTTGTAATCTTCATGTCCATCATACACCCTTTAACTGTAAAAAACTAAGTTCATGCATGATTTTCTTCTTGTAACCAACTTTGTTTCTGCTGCTATGCAGATACTCGTGGACGATTGCATCATGTACGGACTGTGAGTCCAACATAGGCTGGTTGTTCAAAGCAACCAAGAAGAATCTGCGACCGAGATCCTTCTGGGGGATCCGTAGCTCCCAAATTGCAGATGATGCACAAGAACTAGATCAGGACGAATGATGCTCCGTGTACAGTAGTAAACTTTGTGTGCCCCTCCCTTTTTCTTATGAAGTTATGGAAAACACTTTATTCTCTGGTCCATAGGCCTAGTTCTCCGTACCTGAGTAGTGGTCGTTGTGACGATCGCTATAGAATAACCACTTCCTCCTGTGTGTATTACACAACCATTGCCTTATGCTAAAGTTCCGTCACAGAATTTTCTGAAATGTAGTGTTACTAGAAATCCATAGTACAAGATGAATGATGATATGATCAGATGTTTCAAGCAATGGTTTGACATGTCTTATGAGCACATAGAAGTTGGTGCTTGATACCTTCACTTGAGGCAAATACTCGTGCTGTAGTGGTAATTGGTAAACTGGTACTGGTAGTGAGCTAGCACTGGCAGTGCCATGTTTTTGCTATCTGTACTGAAATTGGGGCCAATTGCACCTGACGAGCAGCAACTCAATATGGGCATATGGCATCCTTTTTTTCCCTGCGTATTGTCCTTTTGTTTCAGCCACAGTAGCAATTGGCCGGTATTCCATTGCCACCTTTgatgagagggagggagagagagacctCACGGGTGGCAGCAAAGGCAAAGGAGCAGCAAGAAGCCGACAGAGAAAGTAAGGCCATGGTAGAATGACAGGTGAGGAATCGATCAGACGGGAGGAAAACAACACCGAAAAGGAATGCACTTCTCTGCTTTTGTATATGCATGCACCTCTACCTACCCATTCGCGATGCACCAATGAAATACGTTGCCAAATACCTTAAAATACTAGTCTATTGTTCAGGTGATAGTAATATTGACACTAGTAGTTCTCTAATCTCTAGTTGCTAGTCTTGTTTATGTTCTATTTTTTCTTGTTGCAATAGTAGCACATGATCGTAGTAATGCTGTATGATTGATGATTGGATGGCATGGAACTATGAACGGATCAAACTTATCTCGATAATATGGTAATAACAAGGAGATGTAGACATGTACTCCAGCATTGTAGTCAGACAGCCGAATCACGAAGCTAGTGTGGAACCATGACAGAAGAAGGCACTACTCAGAATAAATCCAGTCAcgggtttaaaaaaaaaacagagagagaggagaatcATCATCACAAAGCTAATGCAACAACAGCACAAGCGTACTTCCGCATGAGACCAAGCAAGGAAAAAAGAAATTCCAAACTGTCCCCAAGAAAATTCCTGCCCCAGGAGAGCACAGCGCCGGCCTGTACAGGTCATCGTTCCCAATAAGACAGGGGGAAGCTGAGAGGCAAAGAGCACCACCAACAACGCGTGCACTGAATTGCATTGCACATGGGACATGGCAAACACCGGCGCGTCGCCACCCGCGCATGCACgcacgggcgcgggcgcggccacGGGCACATCCTCTCCTGCGACTCGTGAGCCGTGTCATTCCATCGCGGCTTCCTGCTCGATCCGCTCCCTGCCATGCCCGTGACCGTGATCTCCATAAATTCCCCCACCCTGTGCGCGATGCGTCTATCCCCCACGATAATTAGTAGGCCTGCCACCTCTTGCCGCGAGCAAGACGACCACACCACCAACCACCATCCATGGCGGTGTCCGTGTCGTGGTCGTGGGCGCCGCGGTTCTTGGCCTGCGTCGCGGTGGCGGTGTTGCTTGTTACGTCGGGTTTGGGCggtgcggccgccggcggcggcgggcgacgccATGGGCACACGAAGGGGTTGCGgccggggaaggcggcggcgaagccgtACTATCCGGTGAacgcgacggcggtggaggcgatCGAGCGGCAGTTCACGCGGTGGGTGCGGTCCATGGTCGGGCGACGCCACAGCACGTTCCAGCGCGCGCTCTACCGCGGGCTGCTGCCCACGCGCACCCTCGTCGTCGACAAGAACCCCGCCGCCGGCAACTTCACGTCCATCCAGGCCGCCGTCGACTCGATCCCGCTCATCAACCTCGCCCGCGTCGTCATCAAGGTCAATGCCGGCACATACACGTACGTCACTCACGTGGCTACTTAATTTGGTCTCTGTAATTTTCTTCCACACCCCCACCGTATCCAGAGCGTTCGTCCGAATGCCTACACCGATCTCCCCGTGCACCGTGCAGTGAGAAGGTGACCATCTCGCCGCTCCGCGCGTTCGTGACCATCGAGGGCGCCGGCGCGGACAAGACGGTGGTGCAGTGGGGCGACACGGCCGACACGGTCGGCCCGCTCGGGCGCCCCTTCGGCACCTTCGCCTCCGCCACGTTCGCCGTCAACGCGCAGTTCTTCGTCGCCAAGAACATCACCTTCAAGGTGAGCACCACTACTACACTACAAATGCGGCATCATTTGTGCCGTGGCGTGGCTCATTCGTTTCGTCTGTCGCGTGGGCAGAACACGGCGCCGGTGCCGAGGCCGGGGGCGCTGGGGAAGCAGGGTGTGGCGCTGCGGATATCGGCGGACAACGCGGCGTTCTTGGGGTGCAACTTCCTCGGCGCGCAGGACACGCTGTACGACCACCTCGGCCGCCATTACTACAGAGACTGCTACATCGAGGGCTCCGTCGACTTCATATTCGGCAACGCCCTCTCTCTCTACGAGGTACACACATTGCTTCTTTCTCTTGGTTGCATACACATTTCCTCCATGAACATTATAGCAGGGAATTGCATGCAACCCGGGTGATTAGGTTGAAGGTTTGTTGCTAACCAAGATAGATAATTTAATTAGCGCCTGAAATCGAGTCAAACAGGAAATCTATGCTCAATCCTGTGTGTCAGTGTCCAGTGCTACAGCCCAAATGCACAACAGATACACCGTGTCAGTAAACACTGGCCCGCAGCTTTCTGACAGGGCACTGGCCTACTGTGGCACCTACTACAATGCACCACACTGGAGTCACACAGAAGAAAGAATTCTACTATCGACCACTGTTAAAACTCACAGGGTTACAGTAGAGGCAAACCACTATTATCGGCCACATTAGCCCCCCGATCTTGTGACTGGCCCTACTACAGCTACACGAACCAGATGGTGCCAATGCGTTGTGCATGCCCGTGTGGCACTTCGTTTAATGCGAAATCCAACGCAAATGGAATGTTGATGAGCCCACTAGTAATAGCATAGTGAGTAATCAGCCTTTCGGTTTTTAAGAGGAGTGTGGTAAAACCTGCATCGCTTGTCGTTGGCGCCGGCACGGTTGCCGGATGGGGTTTTCTGGAGCCCGGCAGGTTCTCTGGTCCCCCTGGCCCCAGGCGCCGTGACCGCTACGGCCCGTGACGCCCATAGCTGGACGTCTCGTGCCGTGCGTATGGCCCCAAACCGTAGCGTATGTGTATAGCCACCAGTCTCCTCTGCAAATCCTGCTCACTTTGGTCGTACACTTTAAAATCTGGTACTAGTCCAACACTACTACCAGTAGTAaccgacttttttttttggtcagaAATCAAAAATTGACCTTTGGGACGATAGGGTCGTCCAAGCTCCAAGGGAAACATATTATCTGCTGTACCGTGCTCTAACTTTAAGTGATTGATATGTGTACTATCCCACATCTAATATGTCCACATGTCAATGACCCATTCACCCATATCAAAGGATAGTTCTGTAGAGAATACTCATCCGTCGTGCAAGTGCGCAACGCACCTAGCATGGTTCGAATGCTAGACTTTGTAATAGTATTCACCGTATTTCAGACATTCAGTAATACTCCACACACCACACTAGTGGTTATTCTAACGTGTGTTACAGTGTGTGATCGTAAAGAATACTAGGGTTTACGCAAATATTTGATCAGAAATCCTTTGCCGTGTATTACTTTGGTCATGTATGTACTCAGTACTCACGTTGGTGACACGATTGCAGGGATGTCACGTGCACGCGATCGCGCGGAACTACGGAGCCCTGACGGCTCAGAACCGGATGAGCATCCTGGAGGACACGGGTTTCTCGTTCGTCAACTGCCGCGTGACGGGCTCCGGCGCCCTCTACCTCGGCCGCGCCTGGGGCACCTTCTCCCGCGTCGTCTTCGCCTACACCTACATGGACAACATCATCATCCCCCGCGGCTGGTACAACTGGGGCGATCCCACCCGCGAGATGTAAGTAGCTACCACTAGTACAGAATCGAACATCGTGAACGATCATATCACTACTATTATAATGATATGTGGGTCTCATCCTATCATACCCCACCCATCAATATTTGTGATGATAGCGTCATAATGGTAGAGGATGTGAACCCCATTCACCCCTCACATCCATCTCGTTCTTGTGTTTTTTCGCTAACGATGCTGGTGTTTTGTGTGTGGTTGGTGGCGGTGGCAGGACGGTGTTCTACGGGCAGTACAAGTGCACGGGGCCGGGTTCGAACTACGCCGGGAGGGTGGCGTGGTCGAGGGAGCTCACGGACCAGGAGGCCAAGCCGTTCATCTCCCTCAGCTTCATCGACGGGTTGGAGTGGGTCAAGTTGTAGCACCACGTAGGAGAGAAACACAGCTCACTCGACTATTAGTTAACTTGTGAAGAGAAAAGAATAGAACAGAAGAAGTGGCAGATAAACACTCTGATTTGATTCGATTGCAGATTTCAACTTTGCAGTTGCATTGTGAGACAGTCCTATACTGTGTCCGGCCTTCGCCTCGGTTTTGTTTTGGACTGCAAACAGTATAACATCAACTTAGGCCCACTGGCCCAGGCAGTAGAGAGGTAGCAATCGATGCGATCTCCCTGCTCAGCCTAGAAGCCCATAGAGAATTGAAGTGGGGAAATAGGCCCAGAAAAAGGTTAGAGTAGTGTAGCAGAAGTGAGCCCAACAATCACAGGTGTGTTGCTTCCATGTTCCAACACGTATAGCCTTTTCGAAcattattccttttttttcaaacattaTTCTAGACAGACATTTTAATGGATTTCTGCAAActtttagtagtagtagtattataGACCCAGTGGCCAATCTCTAATACCGATTTCATGGTTCTAACCCTGGCTAGAGattgggccacgtggcgccCTGAAAATCAAGTTTGCCTCCCTGCGAATTTGCCACGTGTCTCCTTGGCTCTCCTCCCGCATTGTTTGATCGAGTATCGACGGCTAAAGGCTACAGCTCGCTGTGGTGGTCTGGTGGACCTCGTTAGAAAActggaattttttttccatgaaagTGCTCCATCCCTAATCCACCCATCTTCCTCCCGGACGCACGCACCGCCGTCCCCCCGCCGCCCACCGGATTCTCCACCACCTGCGCGCCGCGGCCAGCGCCGCAGTAGACCACCCGCTCGTGTCCTCCTTCAAGACGCTAGGCTCGTCTTCTTCAACGCCGCCCGGCCACCTTGCCCTCCCCTGCGTTCCCTGCCGCAATGCCGCTGCCTTTCCTCGAAGCCAGGGCCGCCGTCAATTCGCCGGCAAGAGTCACCCTCTAACAGGCGGTGGCCATCGCCGATACAAACTTCGGCTAGATCCGGTGAGCCCACGAGAGAAAGAAGGGAGGGGGCGCTAGCTagcagaggaggagaggaggcggcgtgcGCTGGTGAGAGGTGGCATCGCATCAGATCCTTCGCCACCTGCGCGTCGCGGCCAATGACGCCGTGATGAACCACCCGCTCGTGTCTTCCCTCAAGGTGCTGCGCCGACTCGTCTTCTCCCCCGCCGTCGTGCCCGCGCCGAGGTTGAGGGAACGTACGCAAGCGGCTGCTGTGCAGGCTCGATGTGGAGCGCGGCGCGAGGGCTGCGGCCAAGCGGCGGCAGCGATGTCGGCGATGGTCGTGCGGGCCTAATGTGGTGGCAGGGCAGGGCGGACGAGGACCGACGATCTGGGATCAacacggcggcagcggtggctggGGCACTAGGCACTGGCCACGGCCATGTGAACCCAATGTGGCAGCAACTGCCGCGCCGCCGAAGGCCATGTAAATTTGTGCTCCGCAAAGGCTCCATGAGGTGTAGGCTCCACATATGTGAAAACGACGGCGGCTGGCTCTGCTGCAAGGTTTGTGCAATTCATTCTACAATTCATTCTACAATGCATATCTTGCAGCTAGGAATCATGATATTTCTTTTAAATAATTACCATTATGTCTCTCAAAAAAAAGTATGCAGTATTTATTGCCAATAACCTTGATTTGAAAAGGGTGAAAATAGTTTTTGTTACATATAGTTATGAGTTACATATTTAAACGCACTTTATTAAGTGAAAAAGGATTGCTCTGCACTGGACGCGTTTCAGATTAGAAGTTCAGATTTGCAAGATGCGGTTTATGGGCTTTCATTCCATTCTGTTCAAGGAACTTATTTTCATGGTTGCTGTCGGTCTGAATCCATAAAACTCTTCTATGAGATGtagcttactttttttttttgagtcaTGTCATTGTATCATGCTTGCTCTATTAAAATTTCCATCCTCATTAGCTAATAGAAAGCAGATCGTCCGATTTGAATCTGATTTCCATCGTCAAGAAAAGCGGTGATTCACAACCTATACTCATCTACTAGCTAGCTTAACTTATCAGAAAATTGGAAAGGACCTTTATCAAAAGCTGTGATCATTTCCTCAACAATGTATGTCTATATCTTAGATAATCTATATTCATGTCTTTGATAATCTACAATAAATCTAACTACTAAACTTAAGTAAAACAAAGTTATGGCTACCTattatctatacatatatatattccaaTGCTTGTGATATACATACTATTACAATTTCATCCTCGATCTTTAAATTCTAACTTGATTAGGCACTATGTCATACTTTGGCAGAGTTGTAATATCACTGAACTGAAACTTTCATATGACAAAAATGGCCATTAATTTGTATAGatcagctgctgctgcagttACAGTGCATCTATAtgtcatggtgctgtttggcTGGTGCTTTAATCAGTTTGTTACATGCTGAATAAAATGTCATGATCTTTGTACATGCTGTCAAAGTTGCAAATTTTAGCTACATGCTGCCAAAAAATTTCATGATCTGTGACTCTGTGTATGTGCTGCCATGATGAAATTCCTAAGCTGCTGGATTTCCAATTTCTTTGTTCCCCTACTCAATTTAGAAGAAGTAAGAGTTGTGGTCAAAGTGAAGGAGCGTTCTCAGAATAAATGTGctctactcttttttttttaatcaattaGTTTCTCTGGTTTTGTTTTATTCAATTCCAATATTATGGCATGGCATTGATAGCTCAGGAACAACATCAATATTCGACTGAAACTAACTACAATATACTTGCTAAAGTGCATATCTGCAGCTAAAACAAGCAAAAAAGTTTTGGATCTTAACGAACAATCATGTAAATAGCTTATATAACTGCTAAATTTTATTCACATAATGCTAACTAAATTTAAGTTCCAAATGCCTTgctatgttttctttttctttctttcttttttctattgCAGATTAGTGTAGCGGCTTCCTGACCAAAGGTGTAAAGCATCACTGCTATCAAAGTCATTTGACTGATATCTGATTGACGTCCTCAACGGTTGACACATACTCATCGGTCAAGTCCTCAACGTACATGGAGTTGAATAAGTTTGTTGCAATCCATTAGCAAACACCAAATGCAGAGTTAGTTTTTTGGTGGTACAAGATGGTTATGCACATGAGCAAGAGAGGCAGAGAGCAAGTGAAGGGGCGCAAGCAACGATGTATCACACAACTCACACTCACTGGTGCTTTGTCCAGCACCAAACCTCAGCACCAGATTTTTGTGCCAATAATCACATCAGCTTGGGAGATGTCTTCCTGATGCGGTGGGCAAAGGTATCGAGGGCCATGGAACCGGTTGATAGCCCGAGGAGCAAGAGGGATTTACAGGAGGTGGAGGACAGGGAACGCATCGCAGACTTGTTCTGTACATGTTTATTAGATCATTGTGACAGAGTGACATGTTGCACTATCAAGTACCAATAGTTGGTTGGGATTGGAATGATCAAAATGAGTTGTTCATGTTTTAGAAGGCTGTGTGTTTCTCCATTTTAGTTTAGATTTGAGAAGGTTCTAGGTTTTTCCTTTAACCTTTTCACTCTGTTTCTCGCCCAACATAACtcagtttttctccttttcacTCTGTTTAATTTATCAATTTCTAAATAGTGCCACACGGTCCAATCTCCGGTAAAACTGTCAGCTTGAGAAAAGTGATGTGGAGGAACCATGAACTCAATGTCTTGCTGCATTGAACTAATATGAATAAAAGGGTAAAGTTTAAATAATTTCAGGTTTTaaatagatactccctccgtttcacaatgtaagactttctagcattgtccacatacatatagatgttaatgaatctaaacacatacatatgtccagattcattaacatctaaatgaatgtaggtaatgctagaaagtcttactccctccgtttcacagtgtaagtcattctagcatttcttacattcatattgatattaatgaatatatatatctagattcattaacataaatatgaatatgaaaaatgctagaatgacttacattgtgaaacggaggaagtacgttgtgaaatggaggaagtaaaaCATATTAGGTGTACTTATCAGAGCATTTCATTCATTTATTTCATAAAAGCTGGTCAATTACGCGGCACGGCATTTTCTAGTCATATAGTATACCACTAGGATTAGAAGTACTGCA
This window encodes:
- the LOC4339356 gene encoding probable pectinesterase 53 isoform X1; this translates as MAVSVSWSWAPRFLACVAVAVLLVTSGLGGAAAGGGGRRHGHTKGLRPGKAAAKPYYPVNATAVEAIERQFTRWVRSMVGRRHSTFQRALYRGLLPTRTLVVDKNPAAGNFTSIQAAVDSIPLINLARVVIKVNAGTYTEKVTISPLRAFVTIEGAGADKTVVQWGDTADTVGPLGRPFGTFASATFAVNAQFFVAKNITFKVSTTTTLQMRHHLCRGVAHSFRLSRGQNTAPVPRPGALGKQGVALRISADNAAFLGCNFLGAQDTLYDHLGRHYYRDCYIEGSVDFIFGNALSLYEGCHVHAIARNYGALTAQNRMSILEDTGFSFVNCRVTGSGALYLGRAWGTFSRVVFAYTYMDNIIIPRGWYNWGDPTREMTVFYGQYKCTGPGSNYAGRVAWSRELTDQEAKPFISLSFIDGLEWVKL
- the LOC4339356 gene encoding probable pectinesterase 53 isoform X2, with the translated sequence MAVSVSWSWAPRFLACVAVAVLLVTSGLGGAAAGGGGRRHGHTKGLRPGKAAAKPYYPVNATAVEAIERQFTRWVRSMVGRRHSTFQRALYRGLLPTRTLVVDKNPAAGNFTSIQAAVDSIPLINLARVVIKVNAGTYTEKVTISPLRAFVTIEGAGADKTVVQWGDTADTVGPLGRPFGTFASATFAVNAQFFVAKNITFKNTAPVPRPGALGKQGVALRISADNAAFLGCNFLGAQDTLYDHLGRHYYRDCYIEGSVDFIFGNALSLYEGCHVHAIARNYGALTAQNRMSILEDTGFSFVNCRVTGSGALYLGRAWGTFSRVVFAYTYMDNIIIPRGWYNWGDPTREMTVFYGQYKCTGPGSNYAGRVAWSRELTDQEAKPFISLSFIDGLEWVKL